The segment TACCTCCTCAACAAGCCCCCCGGCGTGGTCACGACGGCCTCGGACCCGCAGGGCCGGCCGACGGTCGTCGAGCTGGTCCCGGCCGAGCCGCGGGTCTTCCCGGTCGGCCGCCTCGACGCCGACACCGAGGGACTGCTGCTGCTCACCAACGACGGGGAGCTGGCCCACCGCCTCTCCCACCCGAGCCACGGCGTCGAGAAGGAGTACCTGGCCGAGGTGGCGGGCCGTCCCTCCGCCGGGGCCGTCCGCCAGCTCCGGGAGGGGGTCCGTCTCGAGGACGGGATCACTGCCCCGGCGCGGGTCTCGCTGGTGGCCCCCACCGCGCTGCGGATCGTCATCCACGAGGGCCGCAACCGCCAGGTGCGCCGGATGTGTGACGCCGTCGGCCACCCCGTGCGCCGCCTGGTCCGGGTGCGGATCGGGCCCCTGCGGGATCCGAAGCTCGGTCCCGGGAAATGGCGGCCCCTGGACCAGAAGGAGCTCCGTTCGCTGGAGACGGCGGCCAGCAGGCCGGCAGGGAGAACAGCCACCCCCAGGTAGGCT is part of the Acidimicrobiales bacterium genome and harbors:
- a CDS encoding pseudouridine synthase is translated as MAPGLVYYLLNKPPGVVTTASDPQGRPTVVELVPAEPRVFPVGRLDADTEGLLLLTNDGELAHRLSHPSHGVEKEYLAEVAGRPSAGAVRQLREGVRLEDGITAPARVSLVAPTALRIVIHEGRNRQVRRMCDAVGHPVRRLVRVRIGPLRDPKLGPGKWRPLDQKELRSLETAASRPAGRTATPR